The Phaeodactylum tricornutum CCAP 1055/1 chromosome 8, whole genome shotgun sequence genome has a window encoding:
- the RAD14 gene encoding xeroderma pigmentosum group A protein (Expressed protein with similarity to Xeroderma pigmentosum group A (XPA) protein, probably involved in damage recognition step of Nucleotide Excision Repair (NER) in association with Replication Protein A (RPA)), producing MELTEEQKERIRRNREKALEIRKRRKDEEEKKQHSEEASDAPGPKRWRKSNGQSQSRIAEGWDMNKEEPVELEDFEEGASEFVSKKDAMKVYCLPEGTLAVCEHEEKQNPRHKGWNAMKLYKRAEIRRRARERYGGLQGLIEERQKREEKRFMKDMERTKDLFKFIPSQIVQKDRAVKALTVAVVLLIALPLPAEQSRLPH from the exons ATGGAATTAACGGAGGAACAAAAAGAACGGATTCGGCGGAATCGGGAAAAGGCGTTGGAAATAAGGAAGCGGAGGAAAGATGAAGAGGAGAAAAAGCAGCATAGTGAAGAAGCATCCGATGCACCAGGCCCAAAAAGATGGAGGAAAAGTAATGGTCAAAGTCAATCGAGAATTGCGGAAGGATGGGACATGAACAAGGAAGAACCAGTCGAATTGGAAGATTTCGAGGAAGGTGCATCGGAGTTTGTGTCAAAGAAGGACGCGATGAAAGTATATTGTCTCCCAGAAGGGACTTTGGCGGTTTGTGAACatgaagaaaagcagaatCCTAGGCACAAGGGATGGAATGCGATGAAACTTTACAAGCGGGCTGAAATTCGACGAAGAGCCAGAGAACGATATGGAGGGTTACAGGGGTTGATTGAGGAACGTCAGAAGAGGGAGGAAAAGCGCTTTATGAAAGATATGGAGCGCACAAAAGACTTATTTAA GTTCATTCCATCACAGATCGTGCAGAAGGATAGAGCTGTGAAAGCACTGACTGTCGCTGTAGTGCTACTAATTGCTCTTCCCCTTCCCGCAGAGCAGTCGCGGCTTCCTCACTAG